In the genome of Nocardioides palaemonis, the window GTAGTCCATCGGACGGCCGAAGCGGTCGGCCATCGCGGCCGCGGCGCGTAGCGCGAGGTCGGCGACGTCCCCGAGCTCGACGGCGCGCACCCGGCCGCCGAACTCCTCGTTGACCCGTACGTCGCCGTCCCCCGGCAGCTTGTCGAAGCGCTGGGTGAGCCGGCCGTCGAGGACGTAGACCGACGTCTCCCCGTGGGTGCGGATCGACTCGACCAGGGGCTGGACGACCCACGGGCCGCCGACCTCCGGGTAGTCGGGGTGGCTGCGGACCGGCCGCCCCAGCCGCGGGTCGTCCGGGTCGGTGACCACGATCAGCCCGGCTCCTCCGGCGCCCACCCGCGGCTTGACGACGGCGGTGCCGAAGCGCGCCACCGCGTCGACGAGCGCGGGCCGGTCGTCGGCGAGCACCGTGGGGACGGCCGGGAGGTCCCCCAGCTCGGTGAGGTAGCGCTTGTCGTGGTTCCAGGCGAAGACGTCGGCCCCGTTGAGCAGCCGGGACTGGTCGAGCGAAGCGGTCCAGGCGAGGAGCTCGCCGTGTCGGGTCACGTAGTCCCACGTCGAGCGGACGGCGACCAGGTCTGCCGCGGCCCAGTCGACCGACGGGTCGTCCCAGCGCGCCCAGGCGGCGTCCACCCCGCGCGCCGCGAGCGCCGCGTCGAGCGCCGCGGCGCCGGGCTCGCCGTCCGGGAGGTCGGCGCTCGTGGCGAGGAGGACGCTCATCCCCGGTCGCCGGACGGCTGCTCGGCTGGGATCTCTGAGGCCCCGTAGAGCTCGTGGGCGACCGCGTCGCGGTTGGAGCCCTCGCGGTTGTCGCCCTTCTCGATGATCACGAGGTTGTGGTAGCAGTGCACGGCACGGACCCACTGGTCGGTGTAGGTCGGCTCGTAGCCCTCGACGAGGAACTCCTCGTGGTTCAGGCCGTCGACGAGGTCCTTCACCAGGTCCATCGAGGTGCCGGGCGCGCGCGGGTCGAGCTGACCTCCCCACGCGGGCCAGTAGGAGGTCTGGGTGTCCTCGATGCAGTAGATCGCGCCGTCGGGCAGCAGCGGGAAGAGGATCCGGAACGACTCGCGCACGTGGGCCGGGATGTGGCTGCCGTCGTCGATCACGACGAGCGGGGCGCCCTGCTCCTCGATGATGCGGTGCAGGACCTCCGGGTCGGTCTGGTCGCCGTGGTAGGCGTGGACGTGGCCCTTGGTCAGCCACGTCTTGTCCTCGATGTCGAGGCCGACGATCCGTGCCTTGGGGAAGAACCAGCGCCACATCTTCATCGAGGCCCCGCTGCGGCGGCGCTTCTTGTAGCCCCCGATGCCGAGCTCGAGGAGCGTGAACGACTCGCGGCGCAGGTGCTGAAGGTGGCGCTCGTAGTGGGGGGTGTACTTGTGGACGCCCCACTTGTCGGTGCGGAACTCGATCGCCAGCTCGGTCAGGTCGCTGCTCAGCAGCCGGCGCCGGCGCTCGGCCTTCGGGTCGGGCACCTCGGACACCGCCGGCTGCGGGGACGCCTGCATGCGTCCGGCCTTCTCGCCAGCCTTGACGCCGGCCTTCTTGGCAGCCTTCTTGACGGCCTGGCCGGCTCGACGGGCAGTGGTGCGCACCCGCAGACCCTAGCCTGACCCGCCCGCCACCGGCGCGTGGTGCCCGAACGGCACCTCCTCGACCACGCCCAGCGCCGCCAGCACCGACGGCAGCATCGCCTTCGCGGTGCGCTTGTAGCCCTGCGCGCTGGGGTGGAACCGGTCCAGGCTGAACATCTCGTCGGGGTTGGTGATGAAGAACGGACCGACGACGTGGGCCAGGGAGACGACGCGCGCGCCGTGCGCGAGGGCCACCGCCCGCTGGGCCTCCGCGAGCTGGCGCGACGCCCGCGAGCCGAGCGCCCGCAGCGGCTGCGGCACCGGTCGCAGCGCCCCCAGGTCCGGGCACGTGCCCACCACGACCTCGGCACCTCGCGCCCGCAGCGCGTCGACGGTGTCGCCCAGGTGTCGGGCCGAGTCGACGACCGGCACCCGGTGCGTCACGTCGTTGCCGCCGACCACGACGACCGCGACGTGCGGGCGGTACGTCGCCGGCAGCGCGGCGACCTGCGCCGCGAGGTCGCTGCTCTCCGACCCGACGACGGCGACGGTCCGCAGCCGCACCGAACGGCCCAGCCGCTTCGCGACCGACCGCGCGAGCCGGCCGCCCAGCGTCTGCTTGGACTTCTCCGCGCCGAGGCCGGCCGCGATCGAGTCGCCGAGGACCACGAGGTCGACCGGGTCGCCGTAGGACCGGCGCCAGTGCCGGTCGCCCGGGGGCGCCTGCTCGCCCAGCGGCTTCCCGATCTCGCGTCGCGCCCGGGCGGCCTGGTGGTGCAGCAGCCGCCGGACCGCGTACGCCGTCGTCACCACCGTCCCGACGCTCGCCGCCGCGACCGCGGCCCCCAGCGCACCGGCCCCGCGCACGCGCTCCTCCTGCTCCACGCCCCGGTTCAACCATGCGGGGTTGAACGGCCGGTCACCCGTCGGCGACCGGGGGCCGACCAGCACCCCACAGTTGGGTCCACGTACTCAGGACGCGACCTCCGGTCCGCGCCACGCTGGAGCCATGAACGCATCCGTGGACACCGTCCGTCCCGTGCCACCGCGTCAGCTGACCTGGCTGCGCGGCGAGCTGGCCGACTGGACCTCGCAGGGCCTCATCTCCGACGAGCAGGCCGCTCGCATCTCCACCCGCTACCGCCCCGAGTCGCACCACGTCGGCGTCGGTCGCGTGCTGCTCTACCTCGGCGGCGGCTTCGTCGGGATCGGCCTGATCTGGCTGGTGGCGGCAAACCTCGACCAGCTCTCGCCCCTCACCCGCTTCGTCGCCGTCAGCGCGATCTGGCTGGCCTTGCTCGCCGGCGCCGAGGCGCTCGCGGCCCGTCGGACCAGCCCACCGGTCGTCGGCGCCCTCCGGCTGCTGGCGGCCCTCGGCTTCGGCGCCGTGGTGTTCCAGGCCGCCCAGTCGTTGCAGGTGCCGGCCTTCGAACCGCGCCTGCTGGCTGTCTGGGCGGTGGGCGCGCTGCTCCACGGCTACCTCACCCGCGCGTACCTGCCGTTCGTGGTGGGCGTCGCGACCGGGGTGGCGTGGTGGTTCACCCGGCCGCTCTGGGAGGAGCCCTCCGGACTCGCCGTCGTGCTCCTCCTCGGGGCCGGTGCCGTGCTCGCCGCGTCCCTCGCCGTCCTGCACGACACCCGCCTGCCCTCCTTCGCGTGGACCTGGCGCACGGTCGGCGCCGCGATGGCGCTGCTCACCCTCTTCGTGGCCGCGATCCCCGACGTCGGCTCCGGTGACCTCACCTGGAACGCGTGGCTGGTCGCGGCGCTCGCCGCCGCAGGGGCCGCCCTGGTGGCTGCCGCCGTCGTCGACCGCTCCGTGCGACGGCTCCTCGAGCCCGCCGGCGCGGTCGTCGTCCTCGCCGTCGGGACCGGGCTGGCGCTCTGGCAGACCGGGACCGACACGACCACGGTCGACACCTCCGACTGGCTGCACGCCGCCGTGTCGGTGGGCGTCTACGTCGTCCTGGCCGTGGCGCTGGTCGCCCTCGGCACGCTGCGCGACCACACCGCGATCACCTGGATGGCGATGGCCGGGCTCGTGGTCTTCACCACCTTCCAGAGCTTCGCGGTCTTCGCCCCCATCGTCACCGGAGCCTGGCTCTTCGTGGTGCTGGGCACCGTCTTCCTGGGCACCGGCTTCCTGTTCGACCGGGCGCGGCGCGAGCTCACCCAGGCCCTGGACCCCGACACCGACCCCTCCCGAGGAGCAGACCGATGAAGCGCACCGTCACCACCGCCGTCGTGGCCCTGGGCCAGCTCGCCCTCGTCGGGCTCGCCGTGGCCCCCCAGCTCTCCGCCCGGCTCACCGGCGACACCTACGAGCTGCGGGTCGCACCGCTCGACCCGATCGACCCGTTCCGCGGGGCGTACGTCGCCCTCGACTACCCCGACCTGCACCACGGCAGAACGTCCGCCGGCGAGGACCAGGGCATCGGCTCGCTCGACGACGGCGAGTCGGGTGACCTCTACGTCACGCTCCGTCGCGACGCAGACGTCTGGGTCGCCGACGGATGGACGCGCGAGCGCCCCGCCGACGGGCCGTACCTCGCCTGCGACGACCGCACCTGGCAGGTGCGGTGCGGCATCGAGAGCTTCTTCCTGCCCCAGGACGAGGCGGCGCGCACCGAGGACCTGCTCCGCGACGGCGCCGTCGCGGAGGTCAGGATCGACGGGCGCGGCCACGCGGCCGTCGTCGACGTCCAAGCGCCGTGACCGGACCGGTCAGCCCCCGGCGACGGCCGGGATGACCGAGACCTGGCTGCCGTCCGGGGTGGGGGTCTGCAGGTCGTCGAGGAAGCGCACGTCGTCGTTGCCGACGTAGACGTTGACGAAGCGCCGCAGCGCCCCCGCCTCGTCGAGGATGCGCCCCTTGATGCCGGAGTAGTGGGCGTCGAGGTCGTCGAGGACGGCCGCGAGGGTGTCGCCCTCGGCGCTCACCTCGGACTCGCC includes:
- a CDS encoding ATP-grasp domain-containing protein, producing the protein MSVLLATSADLPDGEPGAAALDAALAARGVDAAWARWDDPSVDWAAADLVAVRSTWDYVTRHGELLAWTASLDQSRLLNGADVFAWNHDKRYLTELGDLPAVPTVLADDRPALVDAVARFGTAVVKPRVGAGGAGLIVVTDPDDPRLGRPVRSHPDYPEVGGPWVVQPLVESIRTHGETSVYVLDGRLTQRFDKLPGDGDVRVNEEFGGRVRAVELGDVADLALRAAAAMADRFGRPMDYLRVDLLRWDGEWAVSELELIEPGLYLDVSDANAAPFADLVVSRLRQPLQ
- a CDS encoding GDYXXLXY domain-containing protein, whose translation is MKRTVTTAVVALGQLALVGLAVAPQLSARLTGDTYELRVAPLDPIDPFRGAYVALDYPDLHHGRTSAGEDQGIGSLDDGESGDLYVTLRRDADVWVADGWTRERPADGPYLACDDRTWQVRCGIESFFLPQDEAARTEDLLRDGAVAEVRIDGRGHAAVVDVQAP
- a CDS encoding SGNH/GDSL hydrolase family protein, encoding MEQEERVRGAGALGAAVAAASVGTVVTTAYAVRRLLHHQAARARREIGKPLGEQAPPGDRHWRRSYGDPVDLVVLGDSIAAGLGAEKSKQTLGGRLARSVAKRLGRSVRLRTVAVVGSESSDLAAQVAALPATYRPHVAVVVVGGNDVTHRVPVVDSARHLGDTVDALRARGAEVVVGTCPDLGALRPVPQPLRALGSRASRQLAEAQRAVALAHGARVVSLAHVVGPFFITNPDEMFSLDRFHPSAQGYKRTAKAMLPSVLAALGVVEEVPFGHHAPVAGGSG
- a CDS encoding MoaD/ThiS family protein, which translates into the protein MSVSVRIPTILRTYTGGESEVSAEGDTLAAVLDDLDAHYSGIKGRILDEAGALRRFVNVYVGNDDVRFLDDLQTPTPDGSQVSVIPAVAGG
- a CDS encoding DUF2157 domain-containing protein: MNASVDTVRPVPPRQLTWLRGELADWTSQGLISDEQAARISTRYRPESHHVGVGRVLLYLGGGFVGIGLIWLVAANLDQLSPLTRFVAVSAIWLALLAGAEALAARRTSPPVVGALRLLAALGFGAVVFQAAQSLQVPAFEPRLLAVWAVGALLHGYLTRAYLPFVVGVATGVAWWFTRPLWEEPSGLAVVLLLGAGAVLAASLAVLHDTRLPSFAWTWRTVGAAMALLTLFVAAIPDVGSGDLTWNAWLVAALAAAGAALVAAAVVDRSVRRLLEPAGAVVVLAVGTGLALWQTGTDTTTVDTSDWLHAAVSVGVYVVLAVALVALGTLRDHTAITWMAMAGLVVFTTFQSFAVFAPIVTGAWLFVVLGTVFLGTGFLFDRARRELTQALDPDTDPSRGADR